Proteins encoded by one window of Armatimonadota bacterium:
- the rpmB gene encoding 50S ribosomal protein L28 encodes MARVCEICGKRPTSGHNVSFSNRHTKRRFLPNLQRVRARIGGAARRITVCTTCLRSGRVQRAV; translated from the coding sequence ATGGCACGGGTGTGCGAGATCTGCGGCAAGCGGCCCACAAGCGGCCACAACGTCTCCTTCAGCAACCGGCACACGAAGCGACGGTTCTTGCCCAACCTCCAGCGGGTGCGCGCCCGGATAGGGGGAGCCGCGCGCCGGATCACCGTCTGCACCACCTGCCTGCGCTCCGGCCGCGTCCAGCGGGCGGTCTAG
- a CDS encoding DUF177 domain-containing protein, translating into MRITVQEIFQAPAGVAVELRGSVPPEGEDAVFISPVRGRAWVRAEGGRVRLSGEATVEVRQTCARCLREFVGTISVQVSELFDPALRPEWGGALEEEDFVFPLDGELDVEEVFRQHLLLALPHAPLCRPDCAGLCPVCGADRNVASCGCTPLARDPRLALLERFRVE; encoded by the coding sequence ATGCGGATCACGGTTCAGGAGATCTTTCAGGCTCCCGCGGGCGTGGCGGTAGAGCTCCGGGGATCCGTTCCCCCGGAGGGAGAGGACGCGGTCTTCATAAGCCCGGTGCGGGGCCGGGCATGGGTACGGGCCGAGGGAGGACGCGTCCGGTTGAGCGGGGAGGCGACGGTAGAGGTTCGGCAGACCTGTGCCCGGTGCCTGCGGGAGTTCGTGGGAACGATCTCTGTACAGGTCTCTGAACTCTTTGACCCTGCCCTCCGGCCGGAGTGGGGCGGAGCGCTGGAGGAGGAGGATTTCGTCTTCCCCCTGGACGGGGAGCTGGATGTGGAGGAGGTCTTCCGGCAGCATCTCCTGCTGGCCCTTCCACACGCCCCCCTGTGTCGGCCGGACTGCGCGGGCCTGTGCCCTGTGTGCGGAGCAGACCGCAACGTCGCCTCCTGCGGCTGCACGCCCCTCGCCCGGGACCCGCGTCTTGCCCTCCTGGAGCGGTTCAGAGTAGAGTGA
- the rsmD gene encoding 16S rRNA (guanine(966)-N(2))-methyltransferase RsmD has protein sequence MRTRAGRGRRIRVPPGVRPTQERVRDAIFNMLGERVQEARVLDLFAGTGSLGLEALSRGAGEAVFVERDPRAVQVLRENLVRGGWEDRAEVWPSDVFRALRSLGRKGRRFDLVFLDPPYGLGLVGQTLEALRTSGLLVPGATVVAESGAREEVPVPPGYTAVRDRRYGDTRVRILVWRGA, from the coding sequence ATGCGGACCAGGGCGGGGAGGGGACGGAGGATCCGGGTCCCCCCTGGGGTACGGCCTACCCAGGAGCGGGTGCGGGACGCCATCTTCAACATGTTGGGGGAGCGGGTCCAGGAAGCCCGGGTGCTGGACCTCTTCGCCGGTACGGGGAGCCTGGGGCTGGAGGCCCTGAGTCGGGGAGCAGGGGAAGCTGTGTTCGTGGAACGGGATCCCCGGGCGGTCCAGGTGCTCCGGGAGAATCTCGTGAGGGGAGGGTGGGAGGATCGGGCAGAGGTGTGGCCTTCGGATGTCTTCCGGGCCCTGCGGTCCCTGGGGCGAAAAGGCCGTCGGTTCGATCTGGTGTTCCTGGATCCACCGTACGGGCTGGGACTCGTGGGTCAAACGTTGGAGGCCCTGAGGACCTCCGGGCTCCTGGTGCCGGGGGCCACCGTGGTGGCGGAAAGCGGGGCACGGGAGGAGGTGCCGGTGCCTCCGGGCTACACGGCCGTGCGGGATCGGCGGTACGGGGACACCCGGGTGCGAATCCTGGTCTGGAGGGGAGCATGA
- a CDS encoding thiamine diphosphokinase, whose translation MRDAEPVAVMVAGSRGRLPAALKSAPFVVCADGGAKRAREAGWRPHVVVGDLDSLDPDTLAWVERIGAQVLRHPRDKDKTDTELAVDLVAERGYQRAYLLSALGGRPDHLLGNLLLLHYAAQRGLDLRIRQGGILVQLVRGRVRLDARPGDLVSLFSILPASSGISTRGLRFALVDGTLRLGSSLGISNEVTAQDPEVEVREGELLAIRIRGRRWG comes from the coding sequence GTGCGGGATGCGGAACCCGTAGCGGTGATGGTGGCAGGCAGCCGGGGCCGGCTGCCCGCGGCACTCAAATCCGCCCCGTTCGTCGTGTGTGCGGACGGCGGGGCCAAGAGGGCCCGGGAAGCCGGGTGGCGGCCACACGTGGTGGTGGGCGACCTAGATTCCCTGGACCCGGATACCCTCGCCTGGGTGGAGCGGATCGGCGCGCAGGTCCTCAGGCATCCCCGGGACAAGGACAAAACGGACACGGAGCTGGCGGTGGACTTGGTGGCAGAGCGAGGCTACCAGAGGGCCTACCTCCTCAGCGCCCTCGGAGGGCGTCCAGACCACCTACTGGGGAATCTGCTCCTGCTGCACTATGCGGCCCAGCGGGGTCTGGACCTTCGAATCCGACAGGGTGGGATCCTGGTCCAGTTGGTGCGGGGTCGGGTTCGACTGGATGCCCGGCCGGGAGACCTGGTCTCCCTCTTTTCCATCCTCCCGGCGAGCTCGGGAATCTCCACCCGGGGCTTGCGGTTCGCCCTCGTAGACGGCACCCTAAGGCTCGGGTCCTCCCTGGGGATCAGCAACGAGGTGACGGCTCAGGACCCGGAGGTGGAGGTGCGGGAGGGAGAACTGCTGGCCATCCGAATCCGTGGGAGGCGGTGGGGGTAA
- a CDS encoding ketoacyl-ACP synthase III: MAGSSRIVGMGRYVPERVLTNAELERRVNTTDEWITLRTGIRERRVAREDQATSDLALEAAREALRAASVSPEDLDLILVGTATPDAVFPATGCILQDRLGARAAAAVDVSAACSSFLYAMAMAHAHIVAGLARRVLVVGADVLSKIVNWEDRTTCVLFGDAAGAVVMAPSDGRRGVLSFWLGADGSGASLIAQPAGGSRLPASHETVERGLHYITMNGREVFKFATRVIPRAIEEVCQRAGVDPEQVDLFIPHQANIRIIQAAAQRLGQPMEKFFVNVDRYGNTSAASVPVALYEAVATGRLQPGDLTVLVAFGAGLTWGACALRWG; the protein is encoded by the coding sequence ATGGCAGGGTCCAGCCGCATTGTGGGGATGGGACGCTATGTCCCCGAGCGGGTTCTCACGAACGCGGAGCTGGAGCGGAGGGTGAATACTACGGATGAATGGATCACCCTCCGCACGGGGATCCGGGAGCGGCGCGTTGCCCGGGAGGACCAGGCCACTTCGGATCTGGCCCTGGAGGCGGCCCGGGAGGCCCTGCGGGCCGCCTCCGTGTCCCCAGAGGACCTGGACCTCATCCTGGTGGGGACCGCAACACCGGATGCCGTCTTCCCCGCTACCGGCTGCATCCTGCAGGACCGATTGGGCGCCCGGGCGGCGGCGGCAGTGGACGTCTCTGCGGCCTGCAGCAGCTTCCTGTACGCCATGGCCATGGCACATGCCCACATCGTGGCAGGCCTGGCACGGCGGGTGCTGGTAGTGGGCGCGGACGTGCTGAGCAAGATCGTGAACTGGGAAGACCGGACCACGTGCGTGCTGTTCGGGGATGCCGCGGGGGCGGTGGTCATGGCCCCTTCGGATGGCCGCCGCGGGGTCCTTTCCTTCTGGCTTGGAGCGGACGGTTCCGGAGCATCCCTCATCGCCCAGCCCGCGGGCGGAAGCCGTTTGCCCGCCTCCCACGAGACGGTGGAACGGGGGCTCCACTACATCACCATGAACGGGCGGGAGGTGTTTAAATTCGCCACCCGGGTGATTCCCCGGGCCATCGAGGAGGTGTGCCAGCGGGCGGGTGTGGATCCCGAACAGGTGGACCTCTTCATCCCCCACCAGGCAAACATCCGGATCATCCAGGCGGCCGCACAGCGGTTGGGGCAGCCCATGGAGAAGTTCTTCGTGAACGTGGACCGGTACGGGAACACCTCCGCGGCTTCCGTCCCCGTGGCCCTCTACGAGGCGGTGGCCACGGGACGTCTGCAACCCGGAGATCTCACGGTGCTCGTGGCCTTCGGGGCCGGGCTTACCTGGGGGGCCTGTGCTCTGCGCTGGGGGTGA
- the recG gene encoding ATP-dependent DNA helicase RecG: MGQEDANTTPRMPAGQGGLQQGVEAVRGVGPALAEQLRRLGLHTVEDLLYHLPRRYEDRRHFSRLYDAPHGEYRTFRATVVRLHTPQLRTGRTLTEVYVTDGTAVGVLKFWGNRHLHRTLQPRTEIVVWGRVRRAFGQIEIENPEFEVLTKGAASFLHTGRIVPVHSVTEGLSPRLLRRVIYTAVQQFAPWVSETLPEGIRKRFGLPSLPQAFKAVHFPASLPEAEAARRRLAFEELLILQLALLLRQREVRAAMKPHRYRTEGKMLEAFFVSLPFSLTRAQQRVIGEIARDMYSPHPMNRLLQGDVGSGKTAVAAAAVVIAVQGGYQAAVMAPTEILAEQHYLTFRRLLEPLGIRTVLLTGGLGRGEREVRRAEIASGEVDLVVGTHALLQEDVTFHRLALVIVDEQHKFGVAQRAALRQKARDPDVLVMTATPIPRTLALTLYGDLDISVLDELPPGRVPVRTYLRTPQDRERIYAFVRREVEGGRQAYIVCPLVEESERLDVQAAVELYEDLRSRVFPDLRVGIVHGRMGVEEKERVMQAFRAGEISVLVATPVIEVGVDVPNATVMVVEHAERFGLAQLHQLRGRVGRGGQKAYCILIAEPSTEEGRQRLEALARTTDGFEIAQVDLELRGPGELFGTRQHGLPDFRVANPLRDGALLERSREAASLLLAADPRLERPEHQALRRALLARYEGSAALLAVG, encoded by the coding sequence ATGGGACAGGAGGATGCGAACACCACCCCTCGGATGCCGGCGGGACAGGGAGGACTACAGCAGGGCGTGGAGGCGGTGCGGGGCGTAGGCCCCGCCCTGGCGGAGCAGCTGCGCCGTCTAGGCCTGCATACGGTGGAGGACCTTCTCTACCACCTTCCCCGTCGCTATGAGGATCGGCGGCACTTCAGCCGTCTCTACGACGCTCCCCATGGCGAGTACCGCACCTTCCGGGCCACCGTGGTGCGGCTGCACACCCCGCAGCTGCGTACGGGCCGGACCCTGACGGAAGTGTACGTGACGGACGGCACCGCAGTAGGGGTGCTGAAGTTCTGGGGGAACCGCCACCTCCACAGAACCCTCCAACCCCGCACGGAGATCGTGGTGTGGGGTCGGGTGCGCCGGGCCTTCGGGCAGATCGAGATCGAGAACCCGGAGTTCGAGGTGCTCACGAAGGGCGCGGCTTCCTTCCTCCACACGGGCCGCATCGTTCCAGTCCACTCCGTCACCGAGGGCCTCTCGCCCCGCCTCCTGCGGCGGGTGATCTACACCGCGGTTCAGCAATTCGCCCCATGGGTTTCCGAGACCCTTCCAGAGGGGATTCGGAAGCGATTCGGACTCCCCTCGCTCCCGCAAGCCTTCAAGGCCGTGCACTTCCCCGCGAGCCTGCCGGAGGCCGAGGCCGCCCGGCGGCGGTTGGCGTTCGAGGAGCTCCTGATCCTGCAGCTGGCCCTGCTGCTGCGCCAGCGGGAGGTGCGCGCGGCTATGAAGCCCCACCGGTACCGGACGGAGGGAAAGATGCTGGAGGCCTTCTTCGTCTCCCTCCCCTTCTCCCTCACCCGGGCCCAGCAAAGGGTCATCGGAGAGATCGCCCGGGACATGTACTCCCCGCACCCTATGAACCGCCTACTGCAGGGGGATGTGGGTTCCGGAAAGACCGCGGTGGCCGCGGCCGCGGTGGTGATCGCAGTCCAGGGAGGGTATCAGGCCGCGGTCATGGCCCCCACGGAGATCCTGGCGGAGCAGCACTACCTCACCTTCCGTCGCCTGCTGGAACCCCTCGGGATTCGCACGGTCCTGCTCACGGGAGGGCTCGGGCGAGGGGAGCGGGAGGTGCGGCGGGCGGAGATCGCCTCCGGGGAGGTCGATCTCGTGGTGGGCACCCATGCGCTGCTCCAGGAGGATGTGACCTTCCACCGGTTGGCCCTGGTGATCGTGGATGAGCAGCACAAGTTCGGGGTGGCTCAACGGGCCGCCCTCCGTCAAAAGGCGCGGGATCCGGACGTCCTGGTGATGACCGCCACCCCCATTCCCCGCACTCTGGCCCTCACCCTGTACGGGGATCTGGACATCTCTGTGCTCGATGAACTCCCTCCGGGACGTGTCCCCGTGCGCACCTATCTCCGGACCCCGCAGGATCGGGAGCGTATCTACGCCTTCGTCCGACGGGAGGTGGAGGGGGGCCGTCAAGCCTACATCGTATGCCCCCTCGTGGAGGAGTCCGAGAGGCTGGATGTACAGGCGGCCGTGGAGCTCTACGAGGATCTGCGTTCCCGGGTGTTCCCGGACTTGCGGGTAGGGATCGTGCATGGGCGGATGGGGGTAGAGGAGAAGGAGCGGGTCATGCAGGCCTTCCGGGCGGGGGAGATCTCCGTCCTGGTGGCCACTCCTGTGATCGAGGTGGGGGTGGATGTGCCGAACGCCACCGTCATGGTGGTGGAGCACGCAGAGCGGTTCGGGCTCGCCCAGCTGCACCAGCTCCGGGGTCGGGTGGGGAGAGGGGGGCAGAAGGCCTACTGTATTCTGATCGCGGAGCCGAGCACGGAGGAGGGGAGGCAACGGCTGGAAGCCTTGGCCCGTACCACCGACGGCTTCGAGATCGCCCAGGTGGATCTGGAACTCCGGGGGCCCGGGGAGCTGTTTGGGACGCGACAGCACGGCCTCCCAGACTTCCGGGTAGCGAACCCTCTCCGGGATGGGGCCCTCCTGGAACGATCCCGGGAGGCGGCTTCCCTCCTCCTCGCCGCAGACCCCAGACTGGAGCGGCCCGAGCACCAAGCCCTGCGACGGGCCCTTTTGGCCCGGTATGAGGGATCCGCGGCGTTGCTGGCGGTTGGCTGA
- the rpmF gene encoding 50S ribosomal protein L32, translating into MSRSMRHSHMRVARRRALWRVEPPNLIPCPRCKEPILPHRVCPQCGFYNGRAVVTEEKPSRS; encoded by the coding sequence ATGAGCCGATCGATGCGTCACTCCCACATGCGGGTAGCCCGGCGTCGTGCCCTATGGCGGGTGGAGCCGCCGAACCTGATCCCGTGCCCGCGCTGCAAGGAGCCCATCCTTCCCCACCGGGTGTGTCCCCAGTGCGGGTTCTACAATGGCCGGGCCGTGGTCACGGAGGAGAAACCGAGCCGCTCCTAG
- the fabF gene encoding beta-ketoacyl-ACP synthase II, with protein sequence MTKRRVVVTGIGVVTPIGIGKDSFWNALMEGRSGVRPIQGFDASRYPTRIAAEVLDFDPLDWMDRKEAKRNDRFVQFAIAATRMALRDAEFQVTRENADRVGVVIGSGIGGATTWEEQHKVLLTRGPDRVSPFFIPMLIINMAAGAVSILTGARGPNTAPVTACATGGHAIGDALRIIQRGEADVVIAGGTEAAITELSIAGFCAMRAMSTRNEEPQKAVRPFDAHRDGFVMGEGAGIVILEELGHALRRDARIYCEVVGYGMSADAYHITQPDPEGEGAALAMARCLQDAGLRPEEVDYINAHGTSTPYNDKYETLAIKRVFGKHAYRLAVSSTKSMTAHLLGAAGGVELIACVLAIHHRVLPPTINYEVPDPDCDLDYVPNRPRPAEVRVALSNAFGFGGHNATLAVRRLEL encoded by the coding sequence ATGACCAAACGCCGGGTCGTTGTCACGGGGATCGGGGTCGTCACCCCCATTGGGATCGGGAAGGACAGTTTCTGGAACGCCCTCATGGAGGGTCGGAGCGGGGTCCGTCCCATTCAGGGTTTTGACGCCTCCCGGTACCCCACCCGGATCGCCGCAGAGGTCCTGGACTTCGACCCCCTGGACTGGATGGATCGGAAGGAGGCGAAGCGCAACGACCGCTTCGTCCAGTTCGCCATCGCGGCAACCCGCATGGCCCTGCGAGACGCGGAATTTCAGGTCACGCGGGAGAACGCGGACCGTGTGGGGGTGGTGATCGGCTCCGGGATCGGCGGAGCCACCACGTGGGAAGAGCAGCATAAGGTCCTTCTCACCCGGGGACCGGACCGGGTCAGCCCCTTCTTCATCCCCATGCTCATCATCAACATGGCGGCAGGGGCGGTGAGCATCCTCACGGGCGCCCGAGGTCCGAACACGGCGCCGGTAACCGCCTGCGCCACGGGAGGGCACGCCATTGGGGATGCGTTGCGGATCATCCAGCGAGGGGAGGCGGACGTGGTGATCGCGGGTGGTACGGAGGCGGCCATCACGGAGCTTTCCATCGCGGGGTTCTGTGCCATGCGGGCCATGTCCACGCGCAACGAGGAGCCGCAGAAGGCGGTACGCCCCTTCGATGCCCACCGGGATGGATTCGTCATGGGAGAGGGAGCCGGGATCGTGATCCTGGAAGAGCTGGGGCACGCCTTGCGCCGGGATGCCCGGATCTACTGCGAGGTGGTGGGGTACGGGATGAGTGCGGACGCTTACCACATCACCCAACCGGATCCGGAGGGAGAGGGGGCGGCTCTGGCCATGGCCCGGTGCCTCCAGGATGCGGGTCTGCGTCCGGAGGAGGTGGACTACATCAATGCGCACGGAACCAGCACCCCGTACAACGACAAGTACGAGACCCTGGCCATCAAGCGGGTGTTCGGGAAACACGCGTACCGTCTGGCGGTGAGCTCCACCAAATCCATGACGGCCCATCTCCTGGGAGCCGCGGGCGGCGTGGAGCTCATCGCGTGCGTGCTGGCCATCCATCATCGGGTGCTTCCGCCCACCATCAACTACGAGGTTCCGGATCCGGACTGCGATCTGGACTACGTGCCGAACCGGCCTCGGCCCGCGGAGGTGCGGGTGGCTCTCTCCAACGCCTTCGGATTCGGTGGGCACAACGCGACCCTGGCGGTCAGGAGACTCGAGCTCTGA
- the fabG gene encoding 3-oxoacyl-[acyl-carrier-protein] reductase, whose product MNWFRMEGKVALVTGGSGAIGGAVCRALAEAGCRVVVHYGTRQEAAEAVVREIVGGGGEAIALPADVRREEEVARLFARAREAFGRVDILVNNAGTLRDVLLVRMRLEEWQRVLETNLTGTFLCTREALRDMLRARWGRVINITSVVGEVGNVGQANYVAAKAGVIGFTRAVAREVASRNITVNAVAPGYVEAGLTEALTEQQRAALLANIPMGRTARPEEVAAAVVFLASEAAGYITGQVLNVDGGMVMK is encoded by the coding sequence ATGAACTGGTTTCGTATGGAGGGGAAAGTGGCCCTGGTAACAGGTGGAAGTGGAGCCATCGGGGGGGCCGTGTGCCGGGCCTTGGCGGAGGCAGGATGTCGGGTGGTGGTGCACTACGGAACCCGCCAGGAGGCCGCGGAGGCGGTGGTGCGGGAGATCGTGGGGGGGGGAGGGGAGGCCATCGCCCTGCCCGCGGACGTGCGGCGGGAGGAAGAAGTGGCGCGCCTCTTTGCGCGGGCCCGGGAGGCCTTCGGTCGGGTGGACATCCTGGTGAACAACGCAGGAACGCTGCGGGATGTGTTGCTGGTGCGCATGCGGCTGGAGGAGTGGCAGCGGGTTCTGGAGACGAACCTCACGGGGACGTTCCTCTGTACCCGGGAGGCACTCCGGGACATGCTGCGGGCTCGGTGGGGCCGTGTGATCAACATCACCTCCGTGGTGGGGGAGGTGGGGAATGTGGGGCAGGCGAACTACGTGGCCGCGAAGGCAGGGGTCATCGGGTTCACGCGAGCGGTGGCACGGGAGGTGGCGAGCCGCAACATCACGGTGAACGCGGTGGCCCCGGGATATGTGGAGGCCGGGCTCACAGAGGCCCTCACGGAGCAACAACGGGCGGCGCTGCTGGCGAACATCCCCATGGGGAGGACGGCCCGGCCAGAGGAGGTAGCGGCCGCGGTGGTGTTCCTGGCCAGCGAAGCGGCGGGGTACATCACGGGGCAGGTCTTGAACGTGGATGGCGGTATGGTTATGAAATAG
- the acpP gene encoding acyl carrier protein produces MTTPTFERVKAIIVEQLGVNGEEVTEEASFVEDLGADSLDVVELVMALEEEFGIEIPDEEAEKIRTVGQAVQYIEQRLAAKERA; encoded by the coding sequence ATGACCACGCCGACCTTTGAGCGGGTGAAGGCCATCATCGTGGAGCAGCTGGGAGTCAACGGGGAGGAAGTGACGGAGGAGGCCTCCTTCGTGGAGGACCTGGGCGCGGACTCCCTGGACGTGGTGGAGCTGGTGATGGCCCTGGAGGAGGAGTTCGGAATCGAGATCCCGGACGAGGAGGCAGAGAAGATCCGGACGGTGGGTCAAGCGGTGCAGTACATCGAGCAGCGCCTGGCCGCCAAGGAACGTGCATGA
- the coaD gene encoding pantetheine-phosphate adenylyltransferase, with translation MIVAVYPGTFDPIHLGHLDIIVRAAGLFDVLVVGVAHNPAKRPLFSPEERVEMVREATSGLSGVRVEAFEDLTVTFARRCGARVIVKGLRATMDFDAEMKMAMMNRRLAPEVETLFLPTSPALAYLSSTLIKEVARLGGDVSELVPSGVLERLRGKVRR, from the coding sequence ATGATCGTCGCCGTCTATCCGGGTACCTTTGACCCGATCCACCTCGGACATCTGGACATCATCGTGCGGGCCGCGGGGCTCTTCGACGTTCTGGTGGTGGGGGTTGCGCACAACCCTGCGAAACGTCCCCTCTTCAGCCCCGAGGAACGGGTGGAGATGGTCCGGGAGGCCACCTCCGGCCTTTCCGGTGTCCGGGTGGAGGCCTTCGAGGATCTCACCGTCACCTTCGCACGCCGCTGTGGAGCCCGGGTCATCGTCAAGGGGCTCCGGGCCACCATGGATTTCGACGCGGAGATGAAGATGGCGATGATGAACCGCCGTCTCGCTCCGGAGGTGGAGACCCTCTTCCTGCCCACGAGCCCCGCCCTTGCCTACCTCAGCTCCACCCTCATCAAGGAAGTGGCCAGGCTGGGGGGGGACGTCTCAGAGCTGGTGCCCTCTGGGGTACTGGAGCGACTGCGCGGGAAGGTACGGCGGTAA
- the thiT gene encoding energy-coupled thiamine transporter ThiT — translation MKAPASRWMAEVAVAVALSATLGMLKVYQLPQGGSITAGSMVPVYSVALRWGAGRGILAGVLTGLVNFLLEPVFLHPLQFLLDYPVAFGVLGLAGLLRSIPWLGVVVGGAGRFCAHFLSGIVFFNQYAPRGMSPVVYSALYNGSYMLPEVAISVVLTLLLLRALRRWS, via the coding sequence GTGAAGGCGCCGGCTTCCCGGTGGATGGCGGAGGTGGCCGTGGCGGTAGCCCTCAGCGCGACGCTGGGAATGCTGAAGGTGTACCAGCTGCCGCAGGGTGGCTCCATCACCGCGGGGAGCATGGTGCCCGTATACTCCGTGGCCCTCCGATGGGGGGCGGGACGGGGGATCCTGGCAGGGGTGCTCACGGGTCTCGTGAACTTCCTGCTGGAACCGGTGTTCCTCCATCCCCTCCAGTTCCTGCTCGATTACCCCGTGGCCTTCGGCGTCCTGGGACTTGCGGGACTGCTGCGCTCCATCCCCTGGCTGGGCGTGGTGGTGGGGGGAGCGGGGCGCTTCTGCGCGCATTTCCTGAGCGGGATCGTGTTTTTCAACCAGTACGCGCCCCGGGGGATGAGCCCCGTGGTGTACTCCGCCCTCTACAACGGCTCGTACATGCTTCCGGAGGTGGCGATCAGCGTCGTCCTCACCCTGCTCCTCCTGCGGGCGCTACGACGATGGTCATGA
- the fabD gene encoding ACP S-malonyltransferase — protein MRLAYVFPGQGAQYVGMGVEVAEAHAESRALFERASQVLGFDLLELCARGPEDVLQQTANTQPAILTTSLACFVAVRPHLPPPVYVAGLSLGEYTALVAAGALSFEDAVRVVRLRGIFMQEATAGRDVAMAALLHLDAETVEEICREAATLGVCEAANYNAPDQVVVGGDRLAVEEAIRLAKARGARRSVRLPVSAPFHTSLMRPAAERLTAVLEEVPIRDPEIPVVANVTARPVHRGDEIRRLLVEQVTCPVRWAQSVRWMEAHGVDTFVECGPGRILAGLIRRQVPGARVFSVEDRASLAAVKMQEALGG, from the coding sequence GTGCGGCTGGCGTACGTGTTTCCGGGACAAGGCGCCCAGTACGTGGGGATGGGGGTGGAGGTGGCGGAGGCCCATGCGGAGTCGCGGGCCCTGTTCGAGCGGGCGAGTCAGGTCCTGGGATTCGATCTCCTGGAACTGTGTGCCCGGGGTCCTGAGGACGTCCTCCAGCAAACCGCCAACACCCAGCCCGCCATCCTGACCACGAGTCTGGCGTGCTTTGTGGCCGTGCGGCCGCACCTTCCCCCTCCGGTGTATGTGGCAGGTCTCAGCCTGGGAGAGTACACGGCCCTGGTGGCGGCCGGAGCCCTCTCCTTTGAGGATGCGGTGCGGGTGGTACGGCTGCGGGGGATCTTCATGCAGGAGGCTACCGCGGGACGGGACGTGGCCATGGCGGCCCTCCTGCACCTGGACGCGGAGACGGTAGAGGAGATCTGCCGGGAGGCCGCAACGCTGGGGGTCTGCGAAGCAGCCAACTACAACGCTCCAGATCAGGTGGTGGTGGGAGGGGATCGGTTGGCGGTGGAGGAAGCCATCCGCCTCGCGAAAGCTCGGGGAGCCCGGAGGTCCGTGCGGCTCCCGGTCTCCGCTCCTTTCCATACAAGCCTCATGCGCCCGGCGGCGGAGCGGCTCACCGCGGTTCTAGAGGAGGTACCGATCCGGGATCCCGAGATCCCCGTGGTCGCCAACGTGACCGCACGGCCCGTGCACCGGGGTGACGAGATCCGCCGGCTCCTGGTGGAACAGGTGACCTGTCCCGTTCGGTGGGCGCAGTCCGTGAGGTGGATGGAGGCGCATGGTGTGGATACCTTTGTGGAGTGCGGCCCCGGAAGAATCCTCGCCGGGCTGATCCGACGCCAGGTCCCGGGTGCGCGGGTCTTCTCCGTGGAAGATCGGGCGTCTCTGGCGGCGGTGAAGATGCAGGAGGCCCTGGGCGGATGA
- the hslO gene encoding Hsp33 family molecular chaperone HslO has translation MDTLVRALGAEGSVRAFACVTTELVEEARVRHGTAPTATAALGRALTASGLLAGTLKRGQKVTLRILGDGPLGGILADGTAEGAVRGYVQNPHVHLPLRRPRKLDVGTAVGRGVLHVTRDLGLRYPYHGAAPLVSGEIGEDLAYYFAQSEQIPSVVALGVLVEAQGHVAAAGGFLVQVLPGTREEILAYLDAHSRTLPPVTALVWRGLRPVEILQVALGDLPFRVLEERPLRFQCTCSVKRVREVLTSLGPRELGALLREQGRAEVRCRFCGEHYLLEGPALHDLLRGFV, from the coding sequence ATGGATACCCTGGTGCGGGCGCTGGGAGCGGAGGGGTCGGTACGGGCGTTTGCCTGCGTGACCACGGAGCTGGTGGAGGAAGCCCGGGTTCGCCACGGAACCGCGCCCACAGCCACGGCGGCCCTAGGACGGGCCCTAACCGCCTCGGGGTTGCTGGCGGGCACCCTTAAGCGAGGTCAGAAGGTCACCCTCCGCATCCTGGGGGATGGCCCTCTGGGCGGGATTCTGGCAGATGGAACCGCGGAGGGAGCCGTGCGGGGGTACGTCCAGAACCCCCACGTCCACCTCCCGCTTCGACGGCCCCGCAAGCTCGACGTAGGCACCGCGGTGGGTCGGGGAGTACTCCACGTGACCCGAGACCTGGGGCTCCGGTACCCGTACCATGGTGCCGCTCCCCTCGTCTCCGGGGAGATCGGGGAGGACCTCGCGTACTATTTCGCGCAGTCCGAACAGATCCCCTCGGTGGTGGCCCTGGGCGTACTGGTGGAGGCCCAAGGCCACGTAGCCGCTGCGGGCGGCTTTCTCGTGCAGGTCCTGCCGGGCACCCGCGAGGAGATCCTCGCCTACCTGGACGCCCACTCCCGCACGCTCCCACCCGTCACCGCCCTGGTTTGGCGAGGATTGCGGCCCGTGGAGATCCTCCAGGTGGCACTGGGAGACCTCCCCTTCCGGGTACTGGAGGAGCGACCCCTTCGGTTCCAGTGCACCTGCTCGGTAAAGCGCGTGCGGGAAGTCCTCACAAGCCTAGGCCCCCGGGAGCTCGGTGCCCTCCTGCGGGAGCAGGGAAGGGCGGAGGTCCGGTGCCGGTTCTGCGGAGAACATTACCTCCTCGAGGGCCCTGCCCTCCACGATCTCCTTCGTGGCTTCGTCTAG